From a single Drosophila sulfurigaster albostrigata strain 15112-1811.04 chromosome 3, ASM2355843v2, whole genome shotgun sequence genomic region:
- the LOC133844663 gene encoding V-type proton ATPase subunit e 2, producing the protein MGAAFFPILFFTALWGAVGIGMPIMTPNGPHQNLIRCILMLTAACCWLFWLCCYMAQMNPLIGPKIKRDALAMIAKSWSGNTLRDA; encoded by the coding sequence atgGGAGCTGCGTTCTTTCCAATTCTATTTTTCACAGCCCTTTGGGGAGCTGTGGGCATTGGAATGCCGATTATGACGCCAAACGGTCCGCATCAGAATTTAATACGTTGTATTCTGATGCTAACTGCGGCCTGTTGTTGGCTGTTCTGGCTCTGCTGCTATATGGCCCAGATGAATCCTTTGATTGGACCAAAAATTAAACGTGATGCCCTTGCTATGATTGCAAAGTCGTGGAGTGGTAATACGCTGCGAGATGCATAA
- the LOC133840979 gene encoding zinc finger matrin-type protein 2, producing MTMRPDDHRRKWDKNEYQKLAQERLLNQTAPKEEEPVQRENLKRRDYKVDLDSKLGKSVVINKNTPTSQSGGYYCNVCDCVVKDSINFLDHINGKKHQRNLGMSMKVERSTVDQVKERFQQNKKKMEEKQKDYELDKRLREAKEEEDRYKEHRKEKRKERKRKAEENGSGGNDFANGLPDDMAAIMGFSGFGGSKKNS from the exons ATGACGATGCGACCCGATGACCACCGCAGAAAATGGGACAAGAACGAGTATCAAAAGTTGGCTCAGGAGCGTCTGCTCAATCAAACGGCGCCCAAGGAAGAAG AGCCTGTGCAGCGAGAGAATCTCAAACGCCGTGACTACAAGGTTGACCTCGATAGCAAATTGGGCAAAAGTGTTGTgatcaacaaaaacacaccTACCTCACAATCTGGCGGCTACTATTGCAATGTTTGCGATTGTGTCGTCAAGGATTCGATCAATTTTCTGGATCACATCAATGGCAAGAAGCATCAACGGAATCTGGGCATGTCCATGAAAGTGGAGCGCAGCACCGTTGATCAGGTCAAGGAGCGCTTTCAAcagaacaaaaagaaaatggagGAGAAGCAAAAAGACTACGAACTGGATAAGAGATTGCGCGAGGccaaggaggaggaggatcgCTACAAGGAGCACAGAAAAGAGAAGCGAAAAGAGCGCAAACGCAAAGCCGAGGAGAATGGGAGCGGTGGCAATGACTTCGCCAATGGACTGCCTGATGACATGGCTGCCATTATGGGTTTCTCTGGCTTTGGCGGCTCGAAGAAGAACTCATAG
- the LOC133840978 gene encoding phosphatidylserine lipase ABHD16A: MSFYNYIFGPKLYMEYKGVPEPQRKIYEPGAVEKFGEQILSTLSVVWSVSYYTSPLIFTFLYRRGYFVSDSIPTLAKFTTSVGLIVILSLLMRGVGRRQSKAYTNMVNALAQAKGNKSSEPLRRFDIDFSAWPIDFDVKALAGDLKKPTNTVSRREEKLSIATLPCELIAYLAINTFGLSMIYPGSVKLLQKFMRPMLIAGRAKLIEDDNGIRYKVKTIDSNEIDTLFIDNRNDNVGNGKTLVICSEGNAGFYEVGIMSTPIALKYSVLGWNHPGFAGSTGSPHPEQDKNAIDAVVRFAINQLGFAVEDIILYGWSIGGFSTLWAASIYPEVKGVILDATFDDVLYLAQPRMPASLGGIVRVAIRKHCNLNNAELAMNYNGPLLLIRRTEDEIIAEDNRIDTNRGNYLTMSVLKYRYPNLFTAAQLSTTKGLLSKPLESFNYTVAEEKLCMSRLITYASDEGKSFPMLIGADYSEEMRNQMALFLLRKHLRDYNSTHCTQLPGEFFNIPWDIPIEHGFVFT, encoded by the exons ATGAGTttctataattatatattcgGACCAAAGTTGTACATGGAGTACAAAGGTGTACCCGAACCGCAG CGAAAAATTTACGAACCCGGCGCAGTTGAAAAGTTCGGAGAGCAAATATTGTCAACG CTGTCGGTAGTTTGGTCGGTCAGCTATTACACGTCACCGCTGATCTTCACATTCCTGTATAGACGCGGCTATTTTGTGTCCGACTCGATACCAACGCTGGCGAAATTCACAACGAGCGTGGGCTTAATCGTTATCCTCTCACTGTTGATGCGCGGCGTTGGACGCCGCCAGTCCAAGGCATATACGAACATGGTGAATGCCCTTGCACAGGCAAAGGGAAACAAATCATCGGAGCCACTGCGTCGCTTTGACATCGACTTTTCAGCCTGGCCAATTGATTTCGATGTTAAAGCCTTGGCCGG CGACCTCAAGAAGCCCACAAATACTGTGAGTCGACGTGAAGAGAAATTAAGTATTGCAACATTGCCCTGTGAGTTGATTGCTTATTTGGCTATCAATACCTTTGGTCTCTCCATGATTTATCCGGGTTCCGTCAAACTGTTGCAAAAATTCATGC GACCAATGTTGATCGCAGGACGAGCCAAGCTCATTGAGGACGACAATGGTATTCGCTACAAAGTGAAAACAATTGATTCAAACGAAATTGATACACTGTTCATCGATAATCGTAACGATAACGTGGGCAATGGCAAAACACTCGTCATTTGCTCCGAGGGCAATGCTGGATTCTATGAGGTGGGCATCATGAGCACACCCATTGCCCTGAAATACTCGGTGCTGGGCTGGAATCATCCCGGCTTTGCTGGCAGCACGGGGAGCCCGCATCCCGAGCAGGATAAGAATGCTATCGATGCTGTTGTTCGATTTGCCATCAATCAACTGGGCTTTGCTGTTGAGGACATCATCTTGTATGGTTGGAGTATTGGCGGATTCAGTACCTTGTGGGCGGCATCCATCTATCCAGAGGTCAAGGGTGTG ATTCTTGATGCCACATTCGATGATGTGCTCTATTTGGCGCAGCCGCGTATGCCGGCTAGTCTTGGTGGCATTGTTCGCGTTGCCATACGCAAGCATTGCAATCTGAATAATGCAGAATTGGCAATGAATTACAATGGACCCTTGCTGTTGATACGTCGCACCGAAGATGAGATAATTGCCGA GGATAATCGCATTGATACAAATCGTGGCAATTATCTGACCATGTCGGTGCTCAAGTATCGCTATCCCAACTTGTTTACTGCTGCACAATTGTCGACGACCAAGGGATTGCTATCGAAGCCATTGGAATCGTTTAATTACACCGTAGCCGAGGAGAAACTCTGCATGTCGCGCCTTATTACTTATGCCTCCGATGAGGGTAAATCATTCCCCATGTTGATTGGTGCCGATTACAGCGAAGAAATGCGCAATCAAATGGCATTGTTTTTG TTGCGCAAGCATTTACGTGATTACAACTCGACACATTGCACACAATTGCCCGGGGAGTTTTTCAACATTCCATGGGACATACCCATCGAGCATGGATTTGTATTCACTTAA